Proteins encoded together in one Luteimonas fraxinea window:
- the folK gene encoding 2-amino-4-hydroxy-6-hydroxymethyldihydropteridine diphosphokinase → MSVRAWIGLGGNLGNVPQVLRDAAAALSALSDIKDLRLSSLYRTPAWGRTDQPDFVNAVAVLDTNRAPMDLLDALLDIERLFGRTRSDEAGDQWGPRTLDLDLLLYGDALITLPGLTVPHPRLHQRAFALVPLLELDADIVIPRIGAAADALVHVDRAGIEALP, encoded by the coding sequence GTGAGCGTGCGCGCCTGGATCGGGCTCGGCGGCAATCTGGGCAATGTGCCGCAGGTACTGCGCGACGCCGCAGCGGCGCTGTCGGCGCTTTCCGATATCAAAGACCTCCGGCTGTCGTCGCTGTATCGCACGCCGGCCTGGGGCCGCACCGACCAGCCCGATTTCGTCAACGCGGTTGCGGTGCTCGACACCAACCGCGCACCGATGGATCTGCTCGACGCGCTGCTCGATATCGAACGTCTATTCGGCCGCACCCGCAGTGACGAGGCTGGCGACCAGTGGGGGCCGCGCACGCTGGACCTCGACCTGCTGCTCTATGGCGACGCGTTGATCACGCTGCCGGGACTGACCGTTCCCCATCCGCGCCTGCACCAGCGCGCATTCGCGCTCGTGCCGCTGCTGGAACTCGACGCCGACATCGTGATTCCACGTATCGGCGCGGCGGCCGATGCGCTCGTACACGTGGATCGCGCCGGCATCGAAGCGCTGCCCTGA
- the dapA gene encoding 4-hydroxy-tetrahydrodipicolinate synthase translates to MRLSGSITALATPFDATGALDRAAWKRLVEWQLAAGTQGLVVAGSTGEAATLEDDEYDWLVRSAVELAAGRVPVLAGTGLSATSKTIAATQRLAQLGADIALVVVPAYVRPTQAGLLAHYRAVADAGGLPVLLYNVPGRTGTDMLPETVAELARHPRIVGIKEAHSGVERMQALLALQSEDFAVLSGDDPTAARAMLAGADGVISVVSNLVPGAFRKLCDLARSGQADAAHDWDARLQPLHTFCGIEPNPIPVKAVLSRQGLGHGLRLPLTTLAQAHDAQADDATRLAADLETSCRARAA, encoded by the coding sequence TTGCGACTTTCAGGCAGCATCACCGCACTTGCCACCCCCTTCGACGCCACCGGTGCACTCGACCGCGCGGCGTGGAAACGGCTGGTCGAGTGGCAGCTCGCCGCGGGCACGCAGGGACTCGTGGTCGCCGGCTCGACCGGCGAAGCGGCGACGCTGGAAGACGATGAATACGACTGGCTCGTCCGCAGCGCGGTCGAACTGGCTGCCGGCCGCGTGCCCGTGCTCGCCGGCACCGGCCTGTCGGCGACGTCGAAGACGATCGCCGCGACGCAGCGGCTCGCGCAACTCGGCGCGGATATCGCGCTGGTGGTCGTGCCGGCCTATGTGCGGCCGACCCAGGCAGGCCTGCTCGCGCATTACCGCGCGGTTGCCGATGCCGGCGGCCTGCCGGTGCTGCTCTACAACGTGCCCGGTCGCACCGGCACCGACATGCTGCCCGAGACCGTCGCCGAACTGGCGCGGCATCCGCGCATCGTCGGCATCAAGGAAGCGCACAGCGGTGTCGAGCGCATGCAGGCGCTGCTCGCGCTGCAGAGCGAGGATTTCGCGGTGCTCAGCGGCGACGATCCGACCGCCGCGCGCGCGATGCTCGCCGGCGCTGATGGCGTCATTTCGGTCGTGTCGAACCTCGTGCCCGGCGCGTTCCGCAAGCTCTGCGATCTGGCCCGCAGTGGTCAGGCCGACGCTGCGCATGACTGGGACGCGCGCCTGCAGCCGCTGCACACGTTCTGCGGCATCGAACCCAACCCCATTCCCGTCAAGGCGGTGCTGAGCAGACAGGGCCTCGGCCATGGCCTGCGTCTGCCTTTGACGACACTGGCCCAGGCGCATGATGCGCAGGCCGACGATGCGACGCGACTCGCGGCGGACCTCGAAACGTCCTGCCGTGCCCGCGCCGCCTGA
- the panB gene encoding 3-methyl-2-oxobutanoate hydroxymethyltransferase codes for MNTSSSAPVTVPALFEARAAGRRLAMLTAYDAGFARTFDAAGVDLLLIGDSLGMVVQGHGSTLPVTVDDIAYHTACVARAVQRALIVADLPFQADATPERALDASTRLLQAGAGMVKLEGATPNKCEVVRFLVDREIPVCAHLGLTPQSVLRFGGFKIQGRNDAAAQALRDDARAIAEAGATLIVLEGVPASLAAEITAASPVPTIGIGAGPDCDGQVLVLHDMLGLDSGHRRPKFVRDFLVEGGSIASAARAYIEAVRDGSFPGPEHSYK; via the coding sequence ATGAACACTTCATCTTCCGCGCCGGTCACCGTGCCCGCGCTGTTCGAGGCCCGCGCCGCCGGTCGCCGGCTCGCGATGCTCACCGCTTACGACGCCGGCTTCGCCCGCACCTTCGATGCCGCAGGTGTGGACCTGCTGCTGATCGGCGATTCGCTGGGCATGGTGGTGCAGGGGCATGGCTCGACGCTGCCGGTCACCGTCGACGACATCGCGTATCACACGGCCTGCGTGGCCCGTGCCGTGCAGCGCGCGTTGATCGTCGCCGATCTGCCGTTCCAAGCCGACGCGACGCCCGAACGCGCGCTCGACGCGTCGACGCGGCTGCTGCAGGCCGGTGCCGGCATGGTCAAGCTGGAAGGCGCGACGCCCAACAAATGCGAGGTCGTGCGCTTCCTCGTCGATCGCGAGATTCCGGTCTGCGCGCATCTCGGGCTTACCCCGCAATCGGTGCTGCGTTTCGGCGGCTTCAAGATCCAGGGGCGTAACGATGCCGCGGCGCAGGCGCTTCGCGACGATGCGCGCGCGATCGCCGAAGCCGGCGCGACGCTGATCGTGCTCGAAGGCGTGCCGGCATCGCTGGCTGCCGAAATCACCGCCGCCTCGCCGGTGCCGACGATCGGCATCGGCGCCGGCCCGGATTGCGATGGCCAGGTGCTGGTGCTGCACGACATGCTGGGTCTGGACAGCGGCCATCGCCGGCCGAAGTTCGTCCGCGATTTCCTCGTCGAAGGCGGCTCGATCGCTAGCGCCGCGCGCGCCTACATCGAGGCGGTGCGCGACGGCAGCTTCCCGGGGCCGGAACACTCGTACAAATAA
- the queG gene encoding tRNA epoxyqueuosine(34) reductase QueG, whose translation MPSAATAAPPPASPDALAARIKAIAGEMGFQRCGIAGIDLREDEAHLRDWLAQGLYGTMDWMARHGDMRARPDELLPGTVRVLSVGLDYGRNDDDSAWDTLADGSRAYVARYALGRDYHKLMRNRLQKLSHRIAEEIGPFGHRVFVDSAPVLERALARNAGLGWIGKHTCLIDKNGGSWFFLGEIYVDVPLPIDPPATAHCGSCVRCIDVCPTRAIIAPHRLDARRCIAYLTIEHEGAIDVSLRPLIGNRIFGCDDCQLVCPWNKFAKRTDEPDFRARNNLDTASLAELFAWDEDEFLQRTEGSPIRRSGHRRWLRNLAVALGNAPTTPETITALRTRRNSGDLLIEEHVDWALARHGVD comes from the coding sequence ATGCCGTCCGCCGCCACCGCCGCTCCGCCCCCCGCATCGCCTGACGCGCTCGCCGCGCGCATCAAGGCGATCGCGGGCGAGATGGGCTTCCAGCGTTGCGGCATCGCCGGCATCGACCTGCGCGAGGACGAAGCGCATCTGCGCGACTGGCTCGCGCAGGGGCTGTACGGAACCATGGACTGGATGGCACGCCACGGCGACATGCGCGCGCGTCCGGACGAACTGCTGCCCGGCACCGTGCGCGTGTTGTCGGTCGGTCTCGACTACGGCCGCAACGACGACGACAGCGCCTGGGACACGCTCGCCGATGGCAGCCGCGCCTACGTGGCGCGCTATGCGCTGGGCCGCGATTACCACAAGCTGATGCGCAACCGGCTGCAGAAGTTATCGCATCGCATCGCCGAGGAAATCGGTCCGTTCGGCCATCGCGTGTTCGTCGATTCGGCGCCGGTACTGGAACGCGCGCTCGCGCGCAACGCTGGCCTGGGCTGGATCGGCAAACACACCTGCCTGATCGACAAGAACGGTGGCTCGTGGTTCTTCCTCGGCGAGATCTACGTCGACGTGCCGCTGCCGATCGATCCCCCAGCGACCGCGCATTGCGGCAGCTGCGTGCGCTGTATCGACGTCTGCCCGACGCGCGCGATCATCGCGCCGCACCGCCTCGACGCGCGACGCTGCATCGCCTATCTCACGATCGAACACGAAGGCGCGATCGACGTCTCGCTGCGTCCGTTGATCGGCAACCGCATCTTTGGCTGCGACGACTGCCAGCTGGTCTGCCCCTGGAACAAGTTCGCCAAGCGCACCGACGAACCCGACTTCCGTGCGCGCAACAATCTCGACACCGCGAGCCTGGCCGAGCTGTTCGCCTGGGACGAGGACGAGTTCCTGCAGCGCACCGAAGGCTCACCGATCCGCCGCAGCGGACATCGCCGCTGGCTGCGCAATCTCGCGGTCGCGCTGGGCAATGCGCCGACGACGCCGGAGACCATCACCGCGCTGCGCACGCGCCGGAACTCCGGCGATCTTCTGATCGAAGAGCACGTGGACTGGGCGCTGGCGCGCCACGGCGTGGACTGA
- the pcnB gene encoding polynucleotide adenylyltransferase PcnB: protein MHTDSAPIQSAISAELRTIPRDQHTISRRQISQNALRVLYRLHEAGHEAYLVGGAVRDVLVGLTPKDFDIATDATPEQVKGLFRNCRLIGRRFRLAHVVFGREIIEVATFRANVDDGSGDREVHDGGRLLRDNVYGTIEDDAVRRDFTANALYYAIADFSVRDYTGGFEDVQNRVMRLIGDPDTRYREDPVRMLRAVRLAAKLGFTIEPGTAEPIPRLASLLAEAAPARLFEECLKLFLSGHAVASFEGLERHGLLPALFPESAAALASNRSGALRAMVLAGLASTDARIAAGDPVSPAFLFATLLWPAFCRAWMKLQADGVQPVEAQRRAADRVTLHQVTTVALPRRFSLPMQEIWLLQARFPLRQRKRVTRTLSHPRFRAAFDFLVLRQTASDAHAADVAFWEEAQHDPDHAIALYPGEDEAGGDEDAPRRRRRRRRTPAAAG from the coding sequence ATGCATACCGATTCCGCTCCGATTCAAAGCGCCATCTCCGCCGAGCTGCGGACGATTCCGCGCGACCAGCACACCATCTCGCGGCGGCAGATCAGCCAGAACGCGCTGCGCGTGCTGTACCGCCTGCACGAGGCCGGCCACGAGGCCTATCTGGTCGGCGGGGCGGTGCGCGATGTACTGGTCGGCCTGACGCCGAAGGACTTCGACATCGCAACTGACGCGACGCCCGAGCAGGTCAAAGGGCTGTTCCGCAACTGCCGCCTGATCGGCCGCCGGTTCCGTCTGGCGCATGTCGTGTTCGGCCGCGAGATCATCGAGGTGGCCACGTTCCGCGCCAACGTCGACGACGGCAGCGGTGACCGCGAAGTCCACGACGGCGGCCGCCTGCTGCGCGACAACGTCTACGGCACCATCGAAGACGACGCGGTGCGCCGCGACTTCACCGCCAACGCGCTGTATTACGCGATCGCCGATTTCTCGGTGCGTGATTACACCGGCGGCTTCGAGGACGTGCAGAACCGGGTCATGCGCCTGATCGGCGATCCCGATACGCGCTACCGCGAAGATCCCGTGCGCATGCTGCGTGCGGTGCGTCTTGCGGCGAAGCTCGGTTTCACGATCGAACCCGGCACCGCGGAACCCATTCCGCGTCTGGCCTCGCTGCTGGCCGAAGCCGCGCCGGCGCGGCTGTTCGAGGAATGCCTGAAGCTGTTCCTGTCCGGGCATGCGGTCGCCAGTTTCGAAGGTCTCGAGCGGCACGGCCTGCTGCCGGCGCTGTTCCCCGAATCAGCGGCCGCTCTCGCCAGCAACCGCAGCGGCGCGTTGCGCGCGATGGTGCTCGCGGGTCTGGCATCGACCGATGCGCGCATCGCCGCGGGCGATCCGGTGTCGCCGGCGTTCCTGTTCGCGACCTTGCTGTGGCCGGCGTTCTGCCGCGCCTGGATGAAGCTGCAGGCCGACGGCGTGCAGCCGGTCGAAGCGCAGCGCCGCGCGGCCGATCGCGTCACGCTGCATCAGGTGACGACGGTCGCGCTGCCGCGTCGCTTCTCGCTGCCTATGCAGGAAATCTGGCTGCTGCAGGCACGCTTCCCGCTGCGCCAGCGCAAGCGCGTCACGCGCACGCTGTCGCATCCGCGTTTCCGCGCCGCATTCGATTTTCTCGTACTGCGCCAGACCGCGTCCGATGCGCATGCCGCTGACGTCGCGTTCTGGGAAGAAGCCCAGCACGATCCTGACCACGCGATCGCGCTGTATCCGGGCGAGGACGAGGCGGGTGGCGATGAAGACGCACCGCGTCGCCGTCGCCGTCGCCGCCGTACGCCGGCCGCGGCTGGATGA
- the panD gene encoding aspartate 1-decarboxylase → MQLTLLKAKIHRASVTHAELHYEGSCAIDGRLLDLSGIREYERIEIYNINNGERFATYAIRADVGSGIISVNGAAAHKAGVGDLVIICAYGALDEAEVAKFKPKLVYVDRDNRMTHTNDSIPAQAA, encoded by the coding sequence ATGCAACTCACCCTGCTGAAAGCCAAGATCCACCGCGCCTCCGTCACCCACGCCGAGCTGCATTACGAAGGCTCGTGTGCGATCGACGGCCGCCTGCTTGACCTGTCGGGCATCCGCGAGTACGAGCGCATCGAGATCTACAACATCAACAACGGCGAGCGCTTCGCGACCTACGCGATCCGCGCCGATGTCGGCAGCGGCATCATCTCGGTCAACGGCGCCGCCGCGCACAAGGCCGGCGTGGGCGATCTGGTGATCATCTGCGCCTACGGCGCGCTGGACGAAGCCGAAGTGGCGAAGTTCAAGCCCAAGCTGGTGTACGTGGACCGCGACAACCGCATGACCCACACCAACGATTCGATTCCCGCACAGGCCGCCTGA
- the tsaE gene encoding tRNA (adenosine(37)-N6)-threonylcarbamoyltransferase complex ATPase subunit type 1 TsaE — MIRRHLPDDAATRLLAELLAAHQPRGAVVYLQGDLGAGKSTLARAWLRALGVTGTVRSPTYTLVERYPVDGGEALHLDLYRIGDAGELDFLGLDDIDAALWLIEWPERGAAALAPADLEIHLAIDGAGRSVELVPDGQGGNAWLAALLDDPRLSTLPEPKP, encoded by the coding sequence ATGATCCGACGCCACCTTCCCGACGACGCGGCGACCCGCCTGCTCGCCGAACTTCTCGCCGCGCATCAGCCGCGCGGCGCCGTCGTGTACCTGCAGGGCGACCTCGGCGCCGGCAAGTCCACGTTGGCCCGCGCCTGGCTGCGCGCGCTCGGCGTGACTGGCACGGTGCGCAGCCCGACCTACACGCTCGTCGAGCGCTATCCGGTCGATGGCGGTGAGGCCCTGCATCTGGATCTGTACCGGATCGGCGATGCAGGCGAGCTGGATTTTCTCGGGCTCGACGACATCGACGCTGCGCTGTGGCTCATCGAATGGCCGGAGCGCGGCGCCGCGGCGCTGGCGCCTGCCGATCTGGAGATCCACCTGGCAATCGACGGCGCGGGCCGCTCGGTCGAACTCGTGCCCGACGGGCAGGGCGGTAACGCTTGGCTGGCCGCACTTCTCGACGATCCCCGTTTGTCGACGCTTCCTGAACCGAAACCATAG
- the panC gene encoding pantoate--beta-alanine ligase gives MIDTVHDLAALRARIADWKRAGLRIGLVPTMGNLHAGHFSLVGALRSRVDRVVASVFVNPTQFGPNEDFARYPRTPEQDAQGLAAAGCDLLWLPSVEAMYPLGLHNTVTVRVPGVTEVLDGAHRPGHFDGVATVVARLFNQVQPDVAAFGRKDYQQLAVIAHLVADLAFPVELLPVAIAREADGLAMSSRNQYLDADARASAPAMHAALRALRDAMQGGATAAGAAGNAAAALREAGFVVDYVEVRAPDLAPYVDGQQAAVALAAARLGATRLIDNLEFSIDGTPTAR, from the coding sequence GTGATCGACACCGTCCATGACCTCGCCGCGCTGCGTGCGCGGATCGCCGACTGGAAGCGCGCGGGCCTGCGCATCGGTCTCGTGCCGACGATGGGCAATCTGCACGCGGGTCATTTCTCGCTGGTGGGGGCATTGCGCTCGCGCGTGGATCGCGTGGTCGCCAGCGTGTTCGTCAATCCTACCCAGTTCGGACCGAACGAGGACTTCGCCCGCTATCCGCGCACGCCGGAGCAGGACGCGCAGGGTCTCGCCGCCGCGGGCTGCGATCTGCTGTGGCTGCCATCGGTGGAGGCGATGTATCCCCTGGGCCTGCACAACACGGTGACCGTGCGGGTACCGGGCGTGACCGAAGTGCTCGACGGTGCGCATCGTCCGGGTCATTTCGACGGCGTGGCGACCGTGGTCGCGCGTCTGTTCAACCAGGTGCAGCCGGACGTCGCCGCGTTCGGGCGCAAGGACTACCAGCAGCTGGCGGTGATCGCGCATCTGGTCGCAGATCTCGCATTTCCGGTGGAACTGCTGCCGGTCGCGATCGCCCGGGAGGCCGACGGCCTGGCGATGAGTTCGCGCAACCAGTATCTCGACGCCGATGCGCGGGCCAGTGCGCCGGCGATGCATGCGGCGTTGCGCGCACTTCGCGACGCCATGCAGGGCGGCGCAACTGCAGCGGGCGCGGCGGGCAACGCCGCGGCGGCGCTGCGCGAGGCCGGCTTCGTGGTCGATTACGTCGAGGTGCGTGCGCCCGACCTGGCGCCGTATGTCGACGGCCAGCAGGCCGCGGTCGCGCTGGCCGCGGCGCGCCTCGGCGCCACACGCCTGATCGACAACCTCGAATTCAGCATCGACGGCACGCCGACGGCCCGCTGA
- the pgi gene encoding glucose-6-phosphate isomerase has protein sequence MTTAARRIIEALAPHARRLDSARIADLVEADAARPHDFALRIGGLYASFARQRLDREARDALVALGEAAELPQAFRALFDGVTVNTSENRPALHVALRSALSDAAIARDAHAQAAEARVRMAELVAQLEASDVTDIVNVGIGGSDLGPRLVVDALKDFGTGRFRVHFLTNVDGSDAQHRLAKLDPAKTAAILVSKTFGTQETLLNGAVVRDWLGGSERLYAVSANVPRAEAFGVAPERVLPMWDWVGGRYSLWSAVGFSIALAVGMDGFEALLAGAADMDSHALQAPIAENLPLLHALTGVWNRNALGLATHAVLPYDERLALLPAYLQQLVMESLGKSVTPDGEAVGIDTVPVLWGGPGTNSQHSFFQALHQGTQTVPADFIGVVNPAHPHADNHAALLSNLLAQTEALANGYSAEDPQKSYPGNRPSTLFLLDRLDPRSLGALIALYEHSVYAQSVLWGINAFDQWGVELGKRIAGELMPAVQGDDVAVADPVTRALLDEIRARRAR, from the coding sequence ATGACGACAGCGGCGCGGCGGATCATCGAGGCGCTGGCGCCGCACGCGCGTCGCCTCGATTCGGCGCGCATCGCCGACCTCGTCGAAGCCGATGCGGCGCGCCCGCACGATTTTGCGCTGCGCATCGGCGGGCTCTACGCCAGCTTCGCGCGCCAGCGGCTCGACCGCGAGGCGCGCGACGCGCTGGTCGCACTCGGTGAAGCCGCAGAGTTGCCGCAGGCGTTCCGTGCGCTGTTCGACGGCGTCACCGTCAACACTTCGGAGAACCGTCCTGCGCTGCATGTCGCGCTGCGGTCCGCGCTGTCTGACGCCGCGATCGCGCGTGACGCGCATGCGCAGGCGGCCGAAGCGCGCGTGCGCATGGCGGAACTGGTCGCGCAGCTCGAAGCGTCCGACGTCACCGACATCGTCAATGTCGGCATCGGCGGTTCGGATCTTGGTCCGCGCCTGGTCGTCGATGCGCTGAAGGATTTCGGCACCGGTCGCTTCCGCGTGCATTTCCTGACCAACGTCGACGGCAGCGATGCGCAGCATCGGCTTGCGAAACTCGATCCGGCGAAGACCGCCGCGATTCTCGTCTCCAAGACCTTCGGCACGCAGGAAACCCTGCTCAACGGCGCGGTCGTGCGCGACTGGCTCGGCGGCAGCGAACGCCTGTATGCGGTCAGCGCCAACGTGCCGCGTGCCGAAGCCTTCGGCGTCGCGCCCGAGCGCGTGCTGCCGATGTGGGACTGGGTGGGCGGGCGTTATTCGCTGTGGTCGGCCGTCGGTTTCTCGATCGCGCTCGCAGTCGGCATGGACGGCTTCGAGGCGCTGCTCGCCGGCGCCGCCGACATGGACTCGCATGCGCTGCAGGCGCCGATCGCCGAAAACCTGCCGTTGCTGCATGCGCTGACGGGCGTGTGGAACCGCAACGCGCTCGGCCTCGCCACGCATGCCGTGCTGCCCTACGACGAGCGCCTCGCGCTGCTGCCGGCCTATCTGCAGCAGCTGGTGATGGAAAGCCTCGGCAAGTCGGTCACGCCTGATGGCGAGGCCGTCGGTATCGACACCGTGCCGGTGCTGTGGGGCGGGCCGGGGACCAATTCGCAGCACAGCTTCTTCCAGGCGCTGCACCAGGGCACGCAGACCGTGCCGGCCGATTTCATTGGCGTGGTGAATCCTGCGCATCCGCATGCCGACAACCACGCCGCGCTGCTGTCGAACCTGCTCGCGCAGACCGAAGCGCTGGCCAACGGCTATTCGGCCGAGGATCCGCAGAAGTCGTATCCGGGCAATCGCCCCTCGACGCTGTTCCTGCTCGACCGTCTCGATCCGCGCAGCCTCGGCGCGTTGATCGCGCTCTACGAGCACAGCGTCTACGCGCAGTCGGTGCTGTGGGGCATCAATGCCTTCGACCAGTGGGGCGTCGAGCTGGGCAAGCGCATTGCCGGCGAACTGATGCCGGCGGTGCAGGGCGATGACGTGGCGGTGGCCGACCCGGTCACGCGCGCGTTGCTGGACGAGATCCGCGCGCGTCGCGCGCGCTGA
- the fdxA gene encoding ferredoxin FdxA, whose translation MPFVVTENCIKCKYTDCVEVCPVDCFHEGPNFLVIDPDECIDCTLCEPECPINAIYPEDDVPAGQEAFVALNADLAKAWPVITTRKDALADAKDWEGKPDKLPLLER comes from the coding sequence ATGCCTTTCGTCGTCACCGAAAACTGCATCAAGTGCAAGTACACCGACTGCGTCGAGGTCTGCCCGGTGGACTGTTTCCACGAAGGGCCGAACTTCCTCGTCATCGATCCCGACGAGTGCATCGACTGCACGCTGTGCGAGCCGGAATGCCCGATCAACGCGATCTATCCCGAGGACGACGTGCCGGCGGGCCAGGAAGCGTTCGTCGCGCTCAATGCCGATCTGGCCAAGGCGTGGCCGGTCATCACCACGCGGAAAGACGCGCTGGCCGACGCCAAGGACTGGGAAGGCAAGCCGGACAAGCTGCCGCTGCTGGAGCGCTGA
- a CDS encoding NAD(P)H-hydrate dehydratase → MSASCATPAPGAPLPGTPLYDATALRAIEAAALSHASDATTLMQRAGQAGWRTLLSYWPQARRIVVVCGPGNNGGDGYVLATQALASGRDAVVVRLASHAPRTDAAQAMCAAFEAAGGRILAFDRALPVADVVVDAVFGIGLSRAPDDATAALIDAINAAGVPVLALDTPSGLSGDRGSAAGAAVRATHTLQFLAPQIGLQTGDGPDHAGALSLDTLGVDTRCFTNAQANARRIDAHDLAHWLRPRSRNAHKGRHGRVLCIGGDHGTGGAVLLAAGAALRAGAGLVEVATQGVHVAPLLARWPEAMVRRTDNVSALAGALDAADVIALGPGLGQGSWGYALFDETLDASSAAGTPLVLDADALNLLAARPRALPAGAILTPHPGEAARLLDLDTAAIQRDRPAAVRALAARWNAVVVLKGAGTLVCAPGGLPWLIAAGNPGMATGGMGDVLTGVIAALRAQGLDAEHAAACGALLHAVAGDTAARTSGERGLLPGDLIDVLRACANPEPNA, encoded by the coding sequence ATGAGTGCTTCCTGTGCCACGCCTGCGCCCGGCGCTCCGCTGCCGGGCACCCCGCTGTACGACGCGACCGCGCTGCGCGCGATCGAGGCCGCGGCGCTCTCGCACGCGAGTGATGCCACCACGCTGATGCAACGGGCGGGGCAGGCCGGTTGGCGCACGTTGCTGTCTTACTGGCCGCAGGCGCGGCGCATCGTCGTGGTCTGCGGGCCGGGCAACAACGGCGGCGACGGCTACGTGCTCGCGACGCAAGCGCTGGCGTCGGGGCGCGACGCGGTCGTCGTCCGGCTCGCATCGCATGCACCGCGGACCGATGCAGCGCAGGCGATGTGCGCCGCGTTCGAGGCCGCAGGCGGCCGGATCCTTGCGTTCGATCGCGCGTTGCCGGTTGCCGACGTCGTCGTCGATGCGGTGTTCGGTATCGGCCTGTCCCGTGCGCCCGACGACGCGACCGCTGCATTGATCGATGCGATCAACGCCGCGGGCGTGCCGGTGCTCGCATTGGATACGCCCAGCGGCCTGTCCGGCGATCGCGGCAGCGCGGCGGGCGCTGCCGTGCGCGCGACGCACACGCTGCAGTTCCTCGCGCCGCAGATCGGACTGCAGACCGGCGATGGTCCGGATCATGCCGGCGCGCTGTCGCTGGACACGCTCGGCGTTGACACGCGCTGCTTCACGAATGCGCAGGCAAACGCGCGCCGGATCGATGCGCACGATCTCGCGCACTGGCTGCGGCCACGTTCGCGCAATGCGCACAAGGGCCGCCACGGCCGCGTGCTGTGCATCGGCGGCGATCACGGCACCGGCGGCGCGGTGCTGCTCGCGGCCGGCGCTGCGCTGCGCGCAGGCGCGGGGCTGGTGGAAGTTGCGACCCAGGGCGTGCACGTCGCGCCACTGCTCGCGCGCTGGCCCGAGGCGATGGTCCGGCGTACCGACAACGTGTCCGCGCTGGCCGGCGCTCTTGATGCTGCGGATGTCATCGCGCTCGGTCCGGGCCTCGGCCAAGGCAGCTGGGGGTACGCGCTGTTCGACGAAACGCTCGACGCATCCAGCGCCGCCGGCACGCCGCTGGTGCTCGATGCCGACGCGCTCAATCTGCTTGCCGCGCGTCCGCGCGCGTTGCCGGCAGGCGCGATACTCACCCCGCATCCGGGCGAAGCCGCGCGGTTGCTCGATCTCGATACCGCCGCGATCCAGCGCGATCGCCCGGCTGCGGTGCGCGCACTCGCTGCGCGCTGGAATGCGGTCGTCGTGCTCAAGGGTGCCGGCACATTGGTCTGCGCGCCCGGCGGCCTGCCGTGGCTCATCGCTGCCGGCAATCCCGGCATGGCCACCGGCGGCATGGGCGATGTGCTGACCGGCGTGATCGCCGCGCTGCGCGCGCAGGGACTCGACGCCGAACACGCGGCCGCCTGTGGCGCCCTGCTGCACGCCGTGGCCGGCGATACCGCCGCGCGCACGTCCGGCGAACGCGGCCTGTTGCCGGGCGACCTCATCGACGTGCTGCGCGCCTGCGCGAATCCGGAACCGAACGCATGA